One Lachancea thermotolerans CBS 6340 chromosome B complete sequence genomic window, GATGCGCAGGATGTACGTTCGACAAGACAACAGCAGGGCGACGACAGGCATCGCGCGTTGCAAGCCTTGAAGATGAGCTACGTTCGCCGAGACTCTAGCGGATCGGTGACATCGGCCGGCATCATGCACCACCAGAGCAAGCTGGacgtcttcatcatcaaagCGCACCGGCTGCTGTCCAACGGGGCCGCAATCAACGGCGACGACGTGAGCCTTGTGAACACGGGGTCCAGTTCGAGCTCGCCCCAGGGCGGCGCGGGAGCTGCGGGCGGCACCGGCGCAGGCAGCGCCGCTGCCAGCGGGGCCAGCCCGCAGCAGGACCTGGCGCTGTTCCAGCGGCTGTCGCAGCTGTACAACGCGACGATCTCCACGAGCCTGTTGGACGACAACTCGACGTCGCCCAAGTCTGCGATCGAGCTGTACCAGCGGTTCCAGCAGATCCTaaaggagctggagctcaGCTACGACGTCAGCCCTTACGGCAAGTACTTCCGGCGCCTGGAGAACGGCATGTGGCAGATCAGGGACGACTCCGAGCTGGTGAGCGATCAGCTGTGGCAGCTCGTGTCCGTCTCGATCAGCACCGTCTACGACGCCAAGACGGGCCAGATGCTGAACCAGACGCGCCGCCGCGTCAACAGCATGGCGACCTCGTCCAAGAACTCGCCCTCTGAGGTGATCGACCACACACTGccgcagcagctgcagaaaaGGCTCCAGAAGCTCCAGCAAGACAACAAACACAACTACTACACGACGCCCGCGAGCCCGTCTCTCGCGGTCGCACCCAACAGCAACGGCAGTGGCAACGCCAACGGCGGTGCAAACGGCATGGCCAACGGCATGGTCAACGGCACCACTAACGGCATTGGCATCGGCATCGGCACGGGCGCTGGGGCCGTGAACCGGTCCTCCAGTTCCGGTAGCACACCGCTCGGCAAGCGCAAGTACGTGGGCATCGGCACGCCCGACGAGGACGCGGTCGAGGAGCTCCTGCAGCTGGCCACCAAAAAGCCCAGAACCGACCTGCCTACCATTGATGAAGATATTCCACAACAAACACTGCCATCCAGGGCCCTCACGTCCAAAGAAGCTGACCTCTACGACCGGCTGCTGCGCGAAAAGGACGATCGGGTCAAGCAGCTCGAGGCCGACCTCGAATCCCAGCGCCAGGAGACGCTATGGCTCCGCAAAATGCTGCTAGAGGATCTGGCTTGCATAAGGAGCATGCTGCACAAGAAAGCCAGCCCCGGGAGGTCGTGATTCGCCTCCGCCGGATCCAAAATGTAATAATATTGTACCTGTAAGTATATAATGAAGGGCTCAGACATGGCATCTAGAGGAAGCTACCACACCGAAAGCCTGTTGTGCGGCCGCGCCGGGGCCTCCGCTAAGGCAGACTGCAGATCAGCTTTCAGCCGCACGCTCCCGTGACGCTGGAGAGGGACAAGAAAATGACGGTGAGCGCTTTCCCTTGCAAGGGCTTAAGCAGGTATTACGCGCGTTGAATCCCGgtgcttttcaagagagAGCCCTGGTGTCTTTATGGTTTTAAGTTGTGCACTGGCGAGggcctttttcagcttgagAAGAGCGCTAGTTTCTTATAATAAtgggcttgaaaagcgaTTTTCGCTCAATGGAGAGATACTCCCAAACAAACACAAGACCGAAGCGTATTGGGATCGAGGCAAGTAGTGAGGTTAGTGGTCACATCTCTTAAAGGAACTGCCAGGGCCATTGGACCTATGAGTGCTAATTAGCCTGTGTTCGTCATTAGTGACTATCTCGTTCAGGTCTCGCTGAAGGCCTCAATCTTTAAGAGCACGCTCAGTCTTTTAGACGTCGCCCGCGGGGGCCGCCAGGTGCTATTTTCCAATTCTGCGTGGCGACCTTCCGTATAGTGATCTACAGTGATTCCCTCGGAACGCTACGTTCGCCGTGTGAACACTTCAAACACCAGAGTTTAGGAGTCTGGCGTACCTCTAACGCAGAAATAGGAGACTCCGATGATTCAGCGTACTCCACGCTGGCCAGCGAAGCGCGGCCACGGCGTCTCAGGGTACTACGCAATATTGGTTCGTCCGCAGTGATGTCTCACGTAACTTGAGCGCCCGCCCGCCATGGCCCAGCGCTCATGCCAGCTTGTCGACAATTGGGTGCCAGTACGCCTTCTAGCGTTTGACAGGGCCTCGGGGGCTTTGGAAGCCCCCGGCGAAGCCGCCCTTCCAAGTGTAGATATCACTCCGTACGCTAATTTGCTATTCTGCCAGCTTTAATAAAGGGCACCATCTTAACTGTGGAGCACCTTCTCTTCCCCTAgagccaaaagctcttAGAAATGGCCTTGAGAACCATATCTTCGCAGCTTGCAGCGCAGCTAGACAAAGAGCTCATGGGCCCCGAGGTCGGGTTCACCCTGGAGCAGCTCATGGAGCTGGCAGGCCTGAGCGTCGCGCAGGCCGTGGTGAAAGAGTTCCCCTACTCGGAGACCCGGAAATCGCAGGTCCTGGTGATCGCAGGCCCCGGCAACAACGGCGGCGACGGGCTCGTGTGCGCGCGCCACCTGGCGCTCTCAGGATTCCAGCCCGTGGTGTACTACCCGAAGCGCACGACCAAGACGCCGTTCTACGCACAGCTCGTGAACcagctcaagttcttcaaggtgcCCGTGCTGGGCGCCGGCGACAACTGGGCGCAGTACCTGGACCACACCAAGACGCTCTGCGTGGTAGATGCGATCTTCGGCTTCTCGT contains:
- the NNR1 gene encoding NADHX epimerase (highly similar to uniprot|P40165 Saccharomyces cerevisiae YNL200C), with the translated sequence MALRTISSQLAAQLDKELMGPEVGFTLEQLMELAGLSVAQAVVKEFPYSETRKSQVLVIAGPGNNGGDGLVCARHLALSGFQPVVYYPKRTTKTPFYAQLVNQLKFFKVPVLGAGDNWAQYLDHTKTLCVVDAIFGFSFKPPVREPFGSILQQLRHAQQNLPIVSVDIPTGWDVDEGPADSDCIIPSVLVSLTVPKPCAAKIDTCETHHYVGGRFIPRDFALKYGFEPFPYENLDQVLRLH
- the GCR2 gene encoding Gcr2p (weakly similar to uniprot|Q01722 Saccharomyces cerevisiae YNL199C GCR2 Transcriptional activator of genes involved in glycolysis functions and interacts with Gcr1p) yields the protein MSYVRRDSSGSVTSAGIMHHQSKLDVFIIKAHRLLSNGAAINGDDVSLVNTGSSSSSPQGGAGAAGGTGAGSAAASGASPQQDLALFQRLSQLYNATISTSLLDDNSTSPKSAIELYQRFQQILKELELSYDVSPYGKYFRRLENGMWQIRDDSELVSDQLWQLVSVSISTVYDAKTGQMLNQTRRRVNSMATSSKNSPSEVIDHTLPQQLQKRLQKLQQDNKHNYYTTPASPSLAVAPNSNGSGNANGGANGMANGMVNGTTNGIGIGIGTGAGAVNRSSSSGSTPLGKRKYVGIGTPDEDAVEELLQLATKKPRTDLPTIDEDIPQQTLPSRALTSKEADLYDRLLREKDDRVKQLEADLESQRQETLWLRKMLLEDLACIRSMLHKKASPGRS